The genomic DNA ccactccgctaaactctaggaacgcaaccactagatggacCCCAGACCCCCATCACCATAGCTGGACTGAGGATGGACTCACCTGTGGTCCTTTCTTCCTGTCCCAGCCTGCAGTGATGAAGCCTGCTTGAAGTTCATCTTTGTTGTGGTAGCACAGCTCCTTCATTTCAGTCTGGATCTGAAGAGCCTAACATGGATTGCCCCAACACAACAGAGCACCATCACAAAGCAGAAGTGGGACAGTGACAGAGGTGACATTGAAATATATAGAGCCTACTTAACCACAACATGCATTGAGTGGCTAAAGAAGTATGTGCAGTATGGGAGCAGCACTCTGGAGAGAAAAGGTACAGCAGCACACAACACTGACAACTGCTGTACAGTGGGCAGGATTCCAATCATTATGTTGAAACACATTATTTATCTCCTTCACCAAAAGATTACCTTCTTTTCAAAATCTAATCAAATATGTTTACTAACCTCTCTTATTTCTACCTTGTCCTTTCAGTCCACCCAGAAGTCACTCTCCTCCAGAAGGACTCTGGAGTGGCGTGCCATGCTACAGGCTTCTACCCTGACCAAGTGATGATCACctggaagagagatggagaggagatgcAGGAGGACGTGGATGTGGGGAGACTGCCCAATGAGGATGGAACCTTCCAGAAGAGAGCTGTGCTTGCCGTGTCAccggaagagaggaagaaggggcAGTACACCTGTGAGGTGGCCCATAAGGGCGGAACTCCCATTCTTAAGACCCTGATTGTGGAAGATGGTAAGAACCAACACCACAGAAT from Alosa alosa isolate M-15738 ecotype Scorff River chromosome 20, AALO_Geno_1.1, whole genome shotgun sequence includes the following:
- the LOC125285695 gene encoding major histocompatibility complex class I-related gene protein-like, yielding MVGYKKWREACSDEACLKFIFVVVAQLLHFSLDLKSLTWIAPTQQSTITKQKWDSDRGDIEIYRAYLTTTCIEWLKKYVQYGSSTLERKVHPEVTLLQKDSGVACHATGFYPDQVMITWKRDGEEMQEDVDVGRLPNEDGTFQKRAVLAVSPEERKKGQYTCEVAHKGGTPILKTLIVEDGKNQHHRIQQLLMEHCIVTCCFGVSEFGIKIISVTLYAF